A portion of the Candidatus Acidulodesulfobacterium acidiphilum genome contains these proteins:
- a CDS encoding CBS domain-containing protein produces MITAGDIMTKNVIVLNEEDDIKKASDIFLKYKINAIPVVNSDKKLCGIVSETDLVYQESNLHIPTLFTIFDSIFYLGSSKHFKEDVNKITATKIKDIMNKDVFYAKEAEDIYDLATVMADKKFYSIPIVNEGKEIIGIVSRYDIIKAMSQSNAKSGK; encoded by the coding sequence ATGATTACTGCGGGCGATATTATGACAAAAAACGTCATAGTTTTAAATGAGGAAGACGATATTAAGAAAGCGTCCGACATTTTTCTAAAATATAAAATAAACGCTATTCCTGTAGTAAATTCCGATAAAAAATTATGCGGGATAGTATCGGAAACAGATTTGGTATATCAGGAATCTAATCTTCACATTCCTACGCTTTTTACTATTTTCGACAGCATATTTTATCTCGGATCGTCTAAGCATTTTAAAGAGGACGTAAACAAAATAACGGCGACGAAAATTAAAGATATTATGAACAAAGACGTTTTTTACGCTAAAGAAGCTGAAGATATTTACGATCTTGCAACGGTAATGGCGGATAAAAAATTTTATTCCATTCCTATCGTAAACGAGGGCAAAGAGATTATCGGCATCGTTTCCAGATATGATATTATTAAAGCTATGTCGCAGTCAAACGCAAAATCCGGCAAATAA
- the tsaE gene encoding tRNA (adenosine(37)-N6)-threonylcarbamoyltransferase complex ATPase subunit type 1 TsaE, giving the protein MGNIQSFESNSPEDTESIAAEFAKKLKPFDFIALNGRLGAGKTKFTSGIIRLLCENGDVTAVSPTYSIMNKYSCGGGIVNHFDFYRLKSVYDLETCGFFDSLGGKNLTIAEWTDTVKIDYTKYIAGNYYSVNIKMDPDKKNKEKRYIEIEKIL; this is encoded by the coding sequence ATGGGAAATATTCAATCTTTCGAGTCTAATTCGCCTGAAGATACTGAATCTATTGCCGCCGAATTTGCAAAAAAATTAAAACCTTTCGATTTTATAGCTTTAAACGGACGCCTCGGTGCAGGAAAAACTAAATTTACGTCCGGAATTATAAGATTATTATGCGAAAACGGCGACGTTACCGCAGTAAGTCCGACCTATTCTATTATGAATAAATATTCATGCGGCGGCGGCATAGTAAATCATTTTGATTTTTACAGGCTTAAAAGCGTTTACGACCTTGAAACCTGCGGTTTTTTCGATTCTTTAGGCGGTAAAAACTTGACTATAGCGGAGTGGACCGATACCGTAAAAATAGATTATACAAAATACATCGCTGGAAACTATTATTCGGTTAATATTAAAATGGACCCTGACAAAAAAAATAAAGAAAAACGATATATAGAAATAGAAAAAATTTTATAA
- the lpdA gene encoding dihydrolipoyl dehydrogenase yields the protein MFINGGAFLEKFDVCIIGGGPAGYVSALKCAINGLSAAIIEKERFGGTCLNRGCIPTKVLYSKAKFLKKLKNPERGFTINGFNFNYEEIIKYKDEVVLNLTGGVEKLLKARKVNIFYGSGKIKGKNCEKGFSIDIEGRDGKDSNAEIAADNVIIATGSSPFMIPAFNIDHKNIITSDEALSLNAIPKSLIIIGAGVIGCEFANIFSEFGCSIKMIELLPSILSTEDKEISRFIDKNFKSRNIEVKTGAEVKSINSSADGAEVELATGEKFSAEKVLVSIGRKLNTSGLGLEEIGVAMDKRGKIETDIHNETNIKGIYACGDIIDGPMLAHKASYDGVIAADNIAGITKEKDYGVLPWSVYTNPSIGTVGLREGDAGLSEIKYSVGRFSYAASGMALAMEESEGFLKVVVESETKKILGATGIGADIPELIAEIASYMHFGGTVLDIEWTIHSHPTLSEIVPEAALDSIGEAIHKFNPRTAKKA from the coding sequence ATGTTTATAAACGGAGGTGCGTTTTTGGAAAAATTTGACGTTTGTATTATAGGAGGCGGTCCCGCAGGTTACGTGAGCGCATTGAAATGCGCTATTAACGGTTTGTCGGCGGCAATAATAGAAAAAGAAAGATTCGGCGGCACATGTTTAAACAGAGGCTGTATTCCGACGAAGGTTCTTTATTCTAAGGCAAAATTTTTAAAAAAATTAAAAAATCCCGAAAGAGGTTTTACGATTAACGGATTTAATTTTAATTACGAAGAAATTATAAAGTATAAAGACGAAGTCGTTTTAAACCTTACGGGCGGCGTAGAAAAATTATTAAAAGCCAGAAAGGTAAATATTTTTTACGGCTCCGGAAAAATTAAAGGGAAAAACTGTGAAAAAGGGTTTTCGATAGACATTGAAGGCAGGGATGGGAAGGATTCAAACGCGGAAATTGCGGCGGATAACGTTATAATTGCTACAGGTTCGTCGCCTTTTATGATACCGGCTTTCAATATAGACCATAAAAATATTATAACTTCCGACGAAGCTCTTTCTTTAAACGCAATACCTAAGTCTTTGATTATTATCGGAGCAGGAGTTATAGGTTGCGAATTTGCTAATATTTTTTCGGAATTCGGCTGTTCTATTAAAATGATAGAACTTCTGCCTTCTATTTTATCCACAGAAGACAAAGAAATTTCCAGATTTATAGATAAAAATTTTAAATCCAGAAATATCGAAGTTAAAACAGGAGCGGAAGTTAAAAGTATTAATTCCTCAGCCGACGGCGCCGAAGTAGAACTGGCAACGGGCGAGAAATTTTCCGCCGAAAAAGTTCTTGTTTCCATAGGCAGAAAATTAAATACTTCCGGTTTGGGACTTGAAGAAATAGGCGTCGCAATGGATAAAAGAGGAAAAATAGAAACCGATATACATAACGAAACTAACATAAAAGGAATTTATGCCTGCGGCGATATAATCGACGGACCTATGCTTGCCCATAAAGCGTCATACGACGGAGTGATAGCCGCCGATAATATTGCGGGAATAACTAAAGAAAAAGATTACGGCGTACTTCCTTGGTCGGTTTATACCAATCCTTCAATAGGAACGGTCGGACTAAGGGAAGGCGACGCAGGACTTTCGGAAATAAAATATTCAGTGGGACGTTTTTCGTATGCGGCGAGCGGCATGGCGCTGGCAATGGAAGAGTCCGAAGGATTTTTAAAAGTCGTGGTAGAATCGGAAACTAAAAAAATACTCGGCGCTACCGGAATAGGAGCCGATATTCCAGAACTGATCGCCGAAATTGCTTCCTATATGCATTTCGGAGGAACTGTTTTAGACATAGAGTGGACTATTCATTCTCATCCTACGCTGTCGGAAATAGTGCCTGAGGCGGCTCTTGATTCTATAGGAGAAGCTATTCATAAATTTAATCCGAGAACTGCAAAAAAAGCATAA